GCCGGCGTCGCCGGCGTGGCGGGCCTGGTGGGCCGGCGGGGGAGCGCCGGGCCGGATCAGCGCTGACGCTGCATGTCCTCGATGAGGCTCTCGGCGGCGACGGACAGGTTCCGCAGCGCCGGGACGCCGCGGCGCAGCTTCGCCAGGTCCCGGCCGTCCATCCGCTTGGCGGCCCGGGCGATGAGCAGTGCCCATTCGTCGGTGACGGAGTTCAGCAGCTCGATGCCCTCGTCGGACAGGAACAGGTCCTGGGCGCGGCGGTCCTGGTCGTTGGCGCGGCGGATCACCAGACCGGAGTTGATGAGCCGGCGGACGGTGGCGGAGACGTTGGAGGCCCGCAGGAAGCGCAGTCGCGCGATGTCCGAGACGCCGCAACCCGGGTGCTGGGAGATGAAGTGCAGCACCTCGATCTCGGACTGGGAGACGGACAGCTTCTGGTTGGGACGGTCCATGAGGCGGCGCAGTGCCGAGAGGAAGTCGTAGACCGCCGAGGCGATCTCGGAGACATCGACATCGGGCAGGATCTCGGGGGCCCGGTGGCCGGTGATCCTGTCGTGTGCGTCGGAGCCGCGGTCGTGTGCCATGAGCTCGTCGTCGAGATCGTCGACGGTGTTGCCGGTCATAGTGCGCTCCTTGGTTTTCGGCGACAATACGTGTTCTACCTAACGTGTTCTTCAGGCTATTGTAGGGCACTCACTGCAGAGCGGAGGTGAGACGGGCGACGTTGTCGGTGTACCGCCGCCACCAGTTGCGCCGGCTCCAGCGTTCCGCGGTGAGCTCCCGGCTGGCCTCCCGGTAGGCGTCGGTGAGGGTGACGAGCCGGTCGAGCAGCGACCCCTCCAGCGACATCAGGGTCACCTCGTAGTTGAGCTCGAAGGAGCGCATGTCCATGTTCGAGGAGCCGACGAGCACCACGTCGTCGTCGGCGACCGCGTACTTGGAGTGCAGCACCGCCGGGTAGGGGTACTGGTGGATCCGGACGCCGGCGTGCAGCAGCTCGGCGTAGTAGGAGGACTGGGCGTGGTCCACCAGCGCCTGGTCGGCCTTCTCCGAGACGAAGAGTTCGACGTCCACCCCGCGGTAGGAGGCGGTGGTCACGGCGTCCAGCAGGGACTCGTCGGGGATGAAGTAGGGGCTGACGAGGATCAGCCGCTCCTTGGCGTGGTGCGCCACCGACGTGAACAGCCGGAGGTTGGGGGCGGTGGTGAAGCCGGGGCCCGAGGGGATGAGCTGGAGGACGTCGGAGCCGGAGGTGGGCGAGTCGTCGCCGAACATCTCCCCGGCGTCGAGCTGCCGGGTGGCCTCGGTCGGGGTGAGCACGTCGATCATCTCGTCGGACTCGGTGAACCAGTCCACCGCGAAGATCGAGTTGAGCATCGAGACGACCGGCCCGGTGAGTTCCACCATCAGATCGATCCAGTGGCGGCCCTCCCTGACGTTCCCCTTCATCAGGTAGGAGGAGTCGATCATGTTCTGGCTCCCCATGAACCCGGTGTGCCCGTCGACGACCAGGATCTTGCGGTGGTTGCGCAGGTCGGGGCGGCGGAAGCGCCACCGCCACGGCTGCAGCGGGAGGGTGACCATCCACTGCACGCCGATGGCGTCCAGCCGTTTGCCGAGCGTCATGTAGCCGGGGTACTTCCAGCTGCCGACATGGTCGAACAGGTACCGGACCGTCACCCCGCGCTGCACGGCGCGCTCCAGGGCCCGGAAGAGGACGTCGGTGGTGCTGTCCCAGGAGGTGATGTAGATCTGGCAGTTGACGTACTTCTCCGCCTTGTCGATGACCTCGGCCATCCGCCGGATCGTGGCATCGTAGTCGGCGTGGACCGCCACCACCGTCCCGGAGGTCGCGGGCATCGCCGTGAGATGACGGTTGAGCCGCACCATGCTCACCAGCTCGTCGGACAGGGCATGCCCGTCCGGGATGTCCGGCTCGTCGTGGCTGACCGTGCGGATCTGCTCGTTCGCCGTGTTCTGGATGCGGTGCCGGCGGCGGTTGATCGCCGGGGAACCGATGAGCATGAACAGCACGATGCCGATGAACGGCAGCAGGAAGATCGCCAGCAGCCACGCCATCGCGCTCGTCGGACGCCGCTGCGAGGGCACGTAGCCCAGCGCGACGATCTTCAGGGTGAAGTCCAGCAGGACCAGCACCCACTGCCACCACGACATGCCGGCGGTGAGGAGATTGCCGAACAGGGTGAACCCCCAGGTGTCCGGGGTGATGAACGACCAGACCTCGCCGAGGCCGTTCCAGAACACGTCCACGTCCGGCTCCTCAGCGGTAGTCCACGATGACCGGGGCATGGTCTGAGGCGCCCCGGCCGCGCCGTTCGTCGACGTCGATCTCCGCGGCACCGGGCTCCAGGCCCCGGCTGTACTGGAGGTCGATGCGGACGCCCTGCCCCTTCGGGAACCGCATCGCCTGGTAGTCCCAGTAGGAGTACCGGCCGCGCAGTCCCGCGGTGGCCTCGGTCAGTCCGGCGTCGACCAGCGCACGCAGCGCGGCACGTTCCCGCGGGGTCACATGGGTACTGCCGGTGAACAGCGCCGGATCCCACACATCCTCGTCGGTGGGGATGACGTTGAAGTCGCCGGTGACCACCAGGGAGCCGCTGCCGGCGCGGGCGTAGGACGCCAGGGCGGCGAGGAAGTCGAGCTTGTAGGTGAAATGCCGGTCGTGGATCTCCCGGCCGTTCGGGACGTACAGGCTCCAGACCTCCGCACCGCCGCAGGTGGCGCCGATCGCCCGCGGTTCGCGGGCCTGGGCGGCGTCCGGATCCTTGGCGAAACCGGGCTGGCCGAAGTCGGTGCGGACCCCGTCGAGACCGACCCGCGACAGCAGCGCCACCCCGTTGAAGGACCCGTCACCGCAGTGGGCCTGGGCGTACCCGGTGTCGGAGAAGTCGGGGAACTGTGCGTCCGTGCACTTGGTCTCCTGCAGACAGAGGACGTCGACGTCCGCACGGGCGAGAAAGTCCCGGACCCGGGCTTCCCTGGTCCGGACGGAGTTGATGTTCCACGTGGCAATGCGCATGCCCTACACACTATCCGGCGGCGTGGCGGGAAGGGTCAGGCAGCGGTGCCGGTGGTGCTCGGTGAAGCCCAGACCGTGGTACAGCGCCCGGCCCGCCGTATTTGTGGCGATGACCTGCAGGTAACTCTCGTCGGCGCCACGGTCGGCCCCCCAGTGCAGCATGGCGGTGCCGAGCAGGGTGCCGAGCCCGCGGCGGCGCCAGTCGGGGGAGACCTCCACCGCCGAGTAACCGAGGAACCGGCGTCCGCCGCCGGTGGTGACGGTACCGCGGGTGACCGCGACGAGTTCACCGTCGATGCTCAACCGGGCGAAGCCGAGATGGCCGTCGAGCCGGCGGCACAGCAGCCGCAGCGCGTGCTCCGGCAGGGCCCGGCCCCGGAAGTGGTAGAGCGCGAGCCAGTCGTCGTCGGGCTGGTCGTCGACCCGGATCTCGGCGTGCAGCGGATTGTCCGGCAGCTCGGGCAGATCGCCGTCGAGGTCACGGGTCATGACGATGATCTCGGGGCCGCGGACCGCGCCGGGCAGCGCCAGCAGCGGTTCGGCGGGCCGGCTGATCCGGTCGGGCAGCAGCAGCCGGGTGGGCAGGTCATGGGCGCGGTAGAAGGCCCGGATCTGTTCCAGCGGGACCGGCGTGGTGCCGGCCGACGGG
This is a stretch of genomic DNA from Corynebacterium nuruki S6-4. It encodes these proteins:
- a CDS encoding MarR family winged helix-turn-helix transcriptional regulator; this encodes MTGNTVDDLDDELMAHDRGSDAHDRITGHRAPEILPDVDVSEIASAVYDFLSALRRLMDRPNQKLSVSQSEIEVLHFISQHPGCGVSDIARLRFLRASNVSATVRRLINSGLVIRRANDQDRRAQDLFLSDEGIELLNSVTDEWALLIARAAKRMDGRDLAKLRRGVPALRNLSVAAESLIEDMQRQR
- a CDS encoding exodeoxyribonuclease III, with translation MRIATWNINSVRTREARVRDFLARADVDVLCLQETKCTDAQFPDFSDTGYAQAHCGDGSFNGVALLSRVGLDGVRTDFGQPGFAKDPDAAQAREPRAIGATCGGAEVWSLYVPNGREIHDRHFTYKLDFLAALASYARAGSGSLVVTGDFNVIPTDEDVWDPALFTGSTHVTPRERAALRALVDAGLTEATAGLRGRYSYWDYQAMRFPKGQGVRIDLQYSRGLEPGAAEIDVDERRGRGASDHAPVIVDYR
- the cls gene encoding cardiolipin synthase; this translates as MSWWQWVLVLLDFTLKIVALGYVPSQRRPTSAMAWLLAIFLLPFIGIVLFMLIGSPAINRRRHRIQNTANEQIRTVSHDEPDIPDGHALSDELVSMVRLNRHLTAMPATSGTVVAVHADYDATIRRMAEVIDKAEKYVNCQIYITSWDSTTDVLFRALERAVQRGVTVRYLFDHVGSWKYPGYMTLGKRLDAIGVQWMVTLPLQPWRWRFRRPDLRNHRKILVVDGHTGFMGSQNMIDSSYLMKGNVREGRHWIDLMVELTGPVVSMLNSIFAVDWFTESDEMIDVLTPTEATRQLDAGEMFGDDSPTSGSDVLQLIPSGPGFTTAPNLRLFTSVAHHAKERLILVSPYFIPDESLLDAVTTASYRGVDVELFVSEKADQALVDHAQSSYYAELLHAGVRIHQYPYPAVLHSKYAVADDDVVLVGSSNMDMRSFELNYEVTLMSLEGSLLDRLVTLTDAYREASRELTAERWSRRNWWRRYTDNVARLTSALQ
- a CDS encoding N-acetylglutamate synthase, CG3035 family; amino-acid sequence: MSDTSWSGAHAGARPPEQTGLPFPVSRHTDPVSVRVGARATVRRLAGGLNPASGRPLVTDVIGVLESLDPLVVRDRDGVVHEIPADTVVVLKTLHSRPVRTSDIRAVEQATAEAFPGLAHEDIGGWLARAGDGITERSNSAVPLGPSAGTTPVPLEQIRAFYRAHDLPTRLLLPDRISRPAEPLLALPGAVRGPEIIVMTRDLDGDLPELPDNPLHAEIRVDDQPDDDWLALYHFRGRALPEHALRLLCRRLDGHLGFARLSIDGELVAVTRGTVTTGGGRRFLGYSAVEVSPDWRRRGLGTLLGTAMLHWGADRGADESYLQVIATNTAGRALYHGLGFTEHHRHRCLTLPATPPDSV